GACGCTACCAAATTCTCACTCAACTAGGACGAGGAGGGTTTGGCGCGACTTTCTTAGCTCAAGATATACAAAGACCAGGGAATCCCCATTGTGTTGTTAAGCTATTTCAACCAATCTCTAACGATGCATACACTTTACAGCAAGCAAAACGTTTTTTTGACTTAGAAGCAGCTACCCTGGAAGTCTTAGGAAAGCATGACAACATTCCCCAATTATTAGCTCACTTTGAAGAAAACCGAGAATTTTTTTTAGTTCAGGAATTTATTCCCGGTCATGACATTAGTGAAGAAATACCTCCCATAGGTAACCTATTAAGTGAAGCTGAAGTCATTCAACTTTTAAAAGACATTTTGGAAGTTTTAGTATTTGTTCATCAAAATAATGTTATTCACCGGGATCTTAAACCGGCCAATATTCGCCGGAGAAATTTAGATAACAAGATAGTACTAATTGATTTTGGCGCAGTCAAACAAATCAGTACTCAAATGGCTAATTCTCAAGGGCAAACAACTTATACCGTTGCTATTGGTACTCATGGTTATATGCCAAGCGAACAAGCCAGTCAAACCCCACAGTTAAGCAGCGATATCTATGCAGTAGGAGTTATTGCCATCCAAGCTTTAACAGGGATAAATCCTGTTGCTTTTGGTGGTCAGGGATTACCAAGAAACCATGATACAGGAGAAATTGATTGGCATGAGCAAGCACAAATAAGTCCGCAGTTACGAGAGATTATAGACAACATGGTGCGCTATGACTTCCGTCAACGTTATCCTACAGCAGAGGCGGCATTGCAAGCTTTAACAACCCTCGGTCATGTACCAGTAACTACAATTACACAGAAATCTCTATCATCTTTACCAACCAAGAAATTGCTCATTGGTGGAGGAATCCTAGCCGCAGTTGCTACAGCTATTGTCTTGTTATCTCAATTTACAACACCAACACAAAAATTTCTTACATATCAAGATTCTAATAATGGGATAAAGATAAAATATCCGGAAGGCTGGGAAAGACAAGATATACCAAACCCTGTAACTCAAGAATTAGTGACATTCTTGTCACCTAAACAAAGTGATGCTGATAAGTTTAGAGATAAGCTGACTATTAGTACAGAAACTTTGTCTAGCACTTTAGATGAATCTAGAGATTTATTTATTCAAGAAATCAAGAATAGTCTACCTGAAGCTAAAATCGTGAATACCAGTGAAACAACTATGGCAAACAAAAGAGCAAATAAATTAGTTTTTACTGGCAAAGATGGAGAAAATAATTTAAAAACTCTGCAAGTTTGGACTTTAAAAAATGATAAGGCTTATGTCATAACATATACAGCAGCCATAGATGATTATGATAAGTTTGTGCAAACAGCAGAGAAAATGATTCAATCATTTGAATTTGAATAATTCTGTTAAAACGAGAGTGCTACTTGATAGGGTTAAATATTTTTGGATTTGGAAGCCCCTAAACACTCATCCAGCAAGCTCAAAGGTTCATTCACAAAGCTCAACCAATAAACCTTTGGCAAAAATACTCAAGCCTTTTTTCTGAGATCCCGTGTCTGTGTTTCCTTGTTCTAGAAAAAGGTTAAGAGCTTTCTGGAAATCAGCGATCGCTCCTTGCTTATCTAGGACTAAAATTAAAGATGCTCGCCGCAGATATTGATGCAGCGATCGCATTTATGTAATTATTAGTTCTTGGCGAAAGAATACTCTGAAAACTGACTACTCTTGAAGCTGTTTAATTAACTCCAGTGTTTCTTGATATTTATCTGTGTTTCCTTGTTCTAGAAAGAGATTAGCGGCTTTTTGTAAATCAGCGATCGCTCCTTGCTTGTCTCCCAACTTAGAGCGGGCTATCGCTCGATAAATGTAGGCTTCTGTATCGTTAGGCTTAATTCGCAGGAATTGATTGAAATCAGCGATCGCCTTTTGGTGGTCTCCTATTCTAGAGTAGGTATCACCACGGTGGTAGTAGGCATCAGCAAGGTTAGGATCAATCTGCAAAGCTTTGGTGTAATCATCAATTGCCCCTTGCTTGTCTCCCGATTCAGAGCGGGCTAACCCCCGAACAACGTAGGTATAGGTATAGTTGGGTATAATTCGTAAAACTTCGCTGAAATCTGCAATTGCTCCTTGAAAGTCTCCCAAGTAATACCGGGCAGCCGCCCGACCACCGTAGGCTGGGTCTAAGTTGGGATTAATTTGCAAAGCTTTGGTGTAATCAGCAATTGCGCCCTGCTGATCTCCAGCCTTGTAGCGGATAAAGCCTCGACTTGTGTAGGCTAAGTCATCTTTGGGATTAATTTGCAAAGCTTTGGTGTAATCGGCGCTCGCTCCCTGATTGTCTCCCAACTCCTGGCGAGCAACTCCACGCTTGTAGTAGGCATTGGCATAGTTGGGATTAATCTTGATAGCTTGGTTAAGATCAGCGATCGCTCCTCTAAAATCTCTCTTTTTATACTTATCTCCAGCCTGAATGTAGAAGTCATCAGCTTTCGGTGCTGTCGCTATTTTCGTAATGGGAGGACTAACGCCTGTATCCACTCCAGCTTTAGCCGACAGTCTCAAAAAGGTATTGATGGGAATCCCTAAATTAAAACCTGATTTGACATAGGCAACTGTGGAATTGATTTTCGAGGTTTCAATGTCTGCTTCATCTGCTCTACCATGAACTCCAATCAATTCACCTTTTTCATTCAACACCGGGCCGCCGCTCATCCCCGGTAACGTCACATTGCTATATACCAAGGCATAGCCGTCACGCAAAGGTTTAGAAGCATTAGCAGTAATCCGCCCATCGGTGAAATTGTAAATTGTGTTGGAAATTGCTGCTGTTGTTTGTGGAAAACCAGCTACATAAGCGGTTGTCCCTTCTGCGGATTCATCCGAGTTACCGATTTTAGCAACAGCGTAACTTTGGTTGCTGGTAAACTGCACAATGGCTAAGTCTACATCTGGCAACTTTTTCACCGTGCTGTAATTAAGTAGATAACGCTGACCATCTGGGGTAACAATTTCATATTTAGCTTGAGCTTCTACCACGTGCTTAGCAGTCAAGACGGTGTAAGTATTACCGTCTTTTTTCAGAATTACCCCAGTACCAGAGCCATTTTTATTGTCAATCTGCACAGTAATTGCTTTGGCAAGTTTCGCTACCTCAGTTGAGGATAGTGCCACAGCAATTTGTGGTTGCACAAGCGCGATTGTTACTCCAATGATTGCTGGTGCAAGTGCATAATTAAATTTCATTATTTAATTGCCAATAGGTGTTGTAATAATTCGTAATTCGTAATTAAGACACATTAAAAAAGGTTTGAGATAAGCCTATTCGATAACTTTATCTTATTCCAAAAATAATACTTATACCAATTCAATTAATGATTGCAACACATCCTTGGGTGAAGACGCGATAAATCGCGTCTCTACAAGCATGAAATTTGTACGAACAATATTTAAATGTATTAGATTAAATATCACTTTCTGAATTACGAATTACGAATTATTCTCGTAGTTTCTAACAACTTAACGCTGGCATAAATAGCATCAATATGCGGTGTAGGAATCTGAGTCAGTTTTCCCAATTCTGCCACCGCCCCGACAATGGCGTCTATCTCTGTAGAGCGTCCGGCTTCAATATCTTGTAGCATTGAGGTTTTGTGAGCGCCGACATTTTCCGCACCATTAATTCGCTGTTCCAAGCTAATACCAAATTTAATACCTAACTTCTCGGCGATCGCTTGGGCTTCCAGCATCATTTGCCGTGCCAATTCACGGGTGAGCGGATATTGACAAATGCGCTCCAAGGTAGCACCAGTGAGGGCGCTAATCGGATTAAACGCCACATTTCCCCATAATTTAATCCAGATTTCTGTGCGAATTTGATTACGGATTGGAGCTTTGAATCCTGCTTGCTTTAGAGATTGCGCCAATAACTGAATGCGTTCCGATTTAGAACCGTCGATTTCACCAAGAGTAAAGCGATCGCCTTCAATATGTTTGATTACACCTGGTTCAACTATCTCAGTTGCTGGGTAAACAACACAACCAATCGCCCGTTCAGCACCGATATGAGCTTCAATGATTCCATCTGGATCAACAGACTGAATGCGCGTACCTTCATACTCACCGCCATGCTGCCGGAAGTACCACCAAGGAACACCATTTTGGGCAGTCACCACCATTGTGTGAGAATTATAGAGAGAAGAGAGAGAAGGAGCGAGCGCAGCAACACTGTGAGCCTTCACAGTCAGAATTACCACATCCTGGGGTTCCACCTCCTGAATGTCGCTGGTTGCCAGAGTGGGAGTAGCTACTTGACTTGAGCCATCTGCCAATATCAGCCTCAGACCATTTTTTTGGATTGCTTGAAGATGAGAACCACGAGCAATCAGCGTCACTGCTTCACCAGCCAGTGCTAACTTCGCTCCCAAATAACCACCTATTGCACCCGCACCAACAATACAAATTTTCATTTTGTCATTTGTCATTTGTCATTGGTCATTTGTCATTTGTCATTGGTCATTGGTCATTGGTCATTTGTCATTTGTCATTGGTCATTTGTCATTTGTCATTCGGAGTACTGAGTAGTAAGTTTTAATAGTTATTATTCTCTCCCTTGTCCCCCTTGTCTCCTCACTCCCCACTCCTCACTCCCTACTCCCTACTCCCTACTCCCTACATTAAGTAACTTCGCCATAGCCAGCCGTTGCAATTTACCTGTGGCTCCACGAGGTAATTGCTCCAGAATGTGAATTTGCTTTGGAATTTTGAAGTCTGCAAGCATCGTTGAGCAGTGATCTAAAAGTTCTTTTTCGCCGACTTCTGCTTTGAGGACAACAGCCGCGTGGATATCTTCTCCCAAAGATTTATGGGGTACTGCAAATGCCAGGGCTTCGGCAACAGCAGGATGACGCAGTAAGACATCATCTACTTCTAAAGGAGAAATTTTTTCTCCACCGCGGTTAATCAATTCTTTAATGCGCCCTGTGAGGCGGAGATAGCCATCTTCATCTAATACGCCCTGATCACCTGTACGAAACCAACCATCAACAAAAGCAGTAGCATTCGCTTCTGGATTATTTTCATAGCCATCAATAACATTAGGTGCTTTTACCACTACCTCGCCTAAGCTTCTTTGGGGGAGTAGGCTGCCTTCAGTGTCCATAATGCCAACTTCTACACCGAAACCATAGCCGACTGTACCCGGTTTACGCATTTTTGGCGGTAAGGGATTGGTCGTCATCAAGTGAGATGCTTCGGTCATGCTGTAAGATTCCAGCACGGGAGCATTAAGGGTTTCTTCTAGTTGCTCAATGATAATCGGGGGTAAAGGAGCGCTACTAGAACGAATGAAGCGAAAGGGGTTAGCTTTGACAATTTCTGTGTTGCGGCTAGCGCGTGCCAAGATAGTTTGGTGCATGGTGGGTGCTGCTGAGTACCATGTAGGTTTAAAATTTGCCACCAGTTTCCAGAACTCTAGGGCATTAAAACCATTGGGGCAAACCAGTGTGCCACCAGATGCCAAAGTTGCCAGCAAACAACCGACCAGTCCGTGAATGTGGAACAGTGGCATCAGACAAAGTGTAGTGTCATCTGCTGACAGGGAGTAAGCACCAATAATGTTATTGGCTGAGGCAATTAAGTTACGATGGCGAATCGGGACACGTTTCGGGCGACTAGTAGTGCCGCTGGTGTGCAAAATCATCGCTACATCATTAAGGCTAGGAGAGTGGGTATTTAGGGATTCTATTGATTCTGAAGGTGTTTTGACTAATTCAAAGCTTAAGCTGCCATCAGTGTTAACCCTAGCATTGATTAACTTCATGTTAGGTGTGGCAGCGGCAATGGCTGCTTCTGGCAACTCAGATAACGTAATCAGCGCTTTTGCCTGAGTATCTTCGTAGTAGAAGGCAAACTCTTCTTGTTTATATTTGGGATTTAGGGGTGCAGCTGTGCCACTCAGGGCAGCAGCTAAAAAACTAATTGCCATTGGCGAACCGTTAGTCATGGCAATAGCTATGCGTTCTCCCCGTTTTAATCCAAAGCTATTGAGTTGGGATACCAGTTGAATAACATTCTCGCGCAACTGTTTATATGTTAGTGATGCTCCGTCAGGTGTCACTAGGGCTGGATGATTGTCTTCCCCTGCTAAAAGCTCAAATAGATTCATTGTTCTGCAAACTTGTTAATAGATGATCAACTTAGTTCAACGACAAAGAACACACCACGGATAATATCAGAGTAATTCGTAGTTCCTAGTCAGTAACTTGTAATTAATTCAGGTTTTAATCCCTTAAATTAATTTATAAAAAGTCAAAAGATGTATTCCGGAAGATTTGGCTTTCGCCTTCTCACTTTTTCACGAGAAAATATGCTGTAGCATATTCAGGCAACTGGCTAATATATTGCCCAAATGCTTTTTGATTAGGAAAAATTCCTGCTAAAAAATCGAGTTGATAAAGATTGGGTAGAAATGCTCCGCCTGTATCGGCGATAACTCCCATTCGCAAATACTTGCGTCCACCTTGAGTATGCTCAATAATAATCACTTTACCTAAACCGATGTTGAGAACATCTCCAGCAAAAGTCACTCCTGGTTTGATGGAAATTTTTGCATCTATCTTGTAACCATAGCCTTTGATAGCATCAACTTTTCTAAAATACCAATAACGCTTTTGTGCTGTTGCTTTTAATCCGCGAATGTAAGACATTCCATTATTTCTATCTACATTGAAAAATGCTTTGGAGCCATCAGTAAAATTAATCAGTATTGTTCCCTGCATTAGCGCTTCTTCTAAACCATTGCGTGTCAGATAAGCCAAGGGTTCAACTTTACCAAACTCTCTGCCCCCTGGTTCGTAGATACCTGATAAAACATCTTGTTTTGTATATCTAGTGTAGAACTTATCAGGAGTGGAGTTTCCTTTTAAGCTATAAATTGGGATATTATAAGTAGAGGTTTTCGTGCGAGAGCCAGGATGAATAAATACAGCATATTTGGTAATTCGCAATTGCTTTTGACTTTTTATCTTTGGATTATAGGCATTCCATTTAATAACTCGAAAATGAGTATTGATAAATTTAGGGTCTTGTAAACGAGTTGCTCGATTTTGAGCAATGTCTTCTTGTAAGACAGTAATCATGAAATCCAAAGTCTTGAGAATATCTGGTACAGTCACGCCTTGAGTTGTCAGCAGCCCTGTACGTTGAATATCAGGGTCTTCTGAAGAATATGTTTGAAAATATTTCCTAGTATTTTGGAGAACGGTTAATAAATCTGCTTGGTTAAAATTTACTTTAGTCGTTGGCAACTGCGTTGGAGTTAAAATCTGATTACCATTAATACTGAACTTATATTTTTTCCACTCATCGATGACTGGATAGGATTTAGATGCTAATGCTAGAGAATTTTCAAATGAAGATATATCTTGCTTGTTGGTAGTGTTATCAGATGTTGAGTGAGCAATCAAAGAATTCTGAAATGTTTCACCTGTAGTATTAGCTAGGATTGAAGTAGAGGAAATATTTAATTCTGATAGAGGGGAATTGTTCGGTTGAGTAAAAGATAAGTTCTGTGTAGGCTGATTTTGTTGGGTTTGCTGTTGATTTTTTGAGTGGATATATGAATAGAAATTGGCTACACCAATCATTGAAACAGCGGCAATACCTAAAGTGAAGTAAATCTTTTTGCTAGATAGTATACTCATAAATTCAAAAATAAGCTTTTACTGACTAATTTGATAATGCACCAATCGTGTGTATCCCAGAAATAATGATGGGAACCTAGTCTAACGTAGTATTATACCCCCGTAACTCTCATACTAATTTGTAATTTTTGAGGCAATCACTCCACTTGGAGTAACCGCCTGCTGTTGGAGTAGCCTACGCTTTGCACTCACCCGTAAAGGCCTTCTCCCAAGGTCAAAGCTGCGCTTAGCTGGCTTCCCCGTAGGGCTATAGGTACGTCTAAGTCACAAAACGACACCAAGGCGTTAGCAAAGTTCCTCTGCAAGAGGCACGCTTAGGGATTTCCAATTAAAAAAATATCTAACCAATTATCGTAGGAAAGCCAGTGCGTTGCAAAGAGAAGTTGTAGCAACTAGCATTGTGTTAACGCGACAGGCTAATGCACTTTGTATCCTGATTTATTTGGCAGTAGAGATAATTAAAGTGGTTAATAGTTGCCCTGTTTTCGAAGACAGTGCAAACTACAAACTTTAATTGATTTATGTCTACTTACTTAAATGTGTAAATGTTACATAAATAGAATCAAATGTTACTGTAAGCGATCGCACTTCACCGTTTAATCATCAATAATCTTAAAAAAATCTAAAAACTATGTTAATCTCCGTTAATTTAAATTTACCTAGATCACCTCGTTTGGTGACTTCTTTACCTGGGCCGCGTGCTAAAGCAATTGTAGAACGCGATCGCGCTGTAACTTCTCCTTCGTACACCCGTGACTACCCCTTAGTTGTGGCTCGTGGTGAAGGCTGTATGGTAGAAGACGTTGATGGTAATGTGTTTCTCGACATGACCGCAGGTATCGCCGTCACCGCCACCGGACACGCTCACCCAGAAGTTGTTAGGGCAATTCAAGAACAGTCAGCGCGTCTGCTGCATATGTCGGGAACAGATTTTTATTATGAACCGATGGTAGAGTTAGCAGAACAATTAGCTGTTCGCGCCCCCTTTCCTAGTCCGCAACATGGCGAAAGTACGTTTCCAGCAAGGGTGTTTTTTACTAATTCCGGCGCGGAATCCAACGAAGGGGCAATCAAACTAGCTCGATATTACACCAAGCGATCGCTCATTGTGGCATTCTTAGGGGCATTCCACGGACGCACCTATGGGGCAATGTCTCTCACTGGTTCCAAAGCAGTGCAGCGAGCTAACTTTGGGCCTTTAGTACCTGGGGTAACTCATATCCCTTACGGTACTCACGCTAGCCTGGATTATCTAGAAAAACAGCTATTTACAACAACTTTACCACCCCAGGAAGTAGCAGCAATCTTCGTCGAGCCAATTCAAGGAGAAGGGGGCTACATAGTCCCAGAAGATGGCTTTTTACAGAGAATTCGGGAAATATGCGATCGCTATGGCATTCTGATGGTAGTCGATGAAGTACAAGCTGGCATGGGGCGTACTGGGCGCTTATTTGCGATTCAGCATTGGGGTGTTATGCCTGATATCATTACCACCGCTAAAGGTATCGCCAGCGGTATGCCTCTTGGAGCAATTCTTTCACGCCCTGAGTTAATGACTTGGCCTCCCGGTTCTCACGCTACCACATTCGGCGGTAATCCTGTGGGTTGTGCTGCTGGTATTGCTACTTTGCGGCTACTGGAAGGGGGCTTGATGGCAAATGCCACCCAGATGGGAGAATTATTACAAGCTGGTTTAACCCAATTGCATGAAAGATTTCCGAGAATTTCGCCGCCTAGAGGTAAGGGTTTGATGGTGGCGGTAGATTTATGGGATGAAGAGGGTAATTTTGATTCTAAGTTGCGCGATCGCATTATCCAAGAAGCTTTCTTTAAGGGCTTGTTATTACTCGGTTGTGGAAAGGCCGCAATTCGTTTCTGTCCACCTCTAGTTATCGATAATAACCAAATTCAAATCGCCCTTGAGATTATCAGCGAGGTTTTAAGTTCTTAGAAGCTGAAGTAGAAGTAGTAGAGGGGAATTGCTGGCTCTATATTTTGTTTATTTTTCAGCAGCCTCTCTTATCCAAAACATAGTCCAGTAAAGAGTTAAGGTTTTCAGTAGGGAGTTAAAATCTTTAAATAATCAATTATGAATTATGCGTAAGCTTAACTAATTCTGTTACGGTAGTACCTGTTCATGTAGCCAAAGTAATTATTTATGTTTAACTGCAACCGTCAGCAGAATAGTGACAGTTTACATGAGTTTGCCAGCAAAAAAACAAGCTCTCCAGATGATATAGCAAGGAATTGTGACTTATATCCTGAGAAAAAATCTATTTATTAATTAAGTATAAAAATTTCAAGGCGATGTTGGTAGTTAGGATTTTTTAATGATTCCCAGTTCATTTTTACTATGCGTCAGATTTTCCCAAAGGGTTTCTATCTGCTCGTAAGCTTCTTCTAGAGTAAGCTTACCAGATGTTTCTAAATTGGTAATATAGTCTAGTTTTTGAGAAAATTCTTGAAGATTGGCACTAAATAGTAAGTACTCTGGCTTAACTTCACCATAGTAGCGACTGCGAGGATAAATAAATCTGTTTTTGTCTTCTTGATGAGCTTGTGTCATCGGTTCACTCCTTATTTGTTATTTTTGCACAACAAATGATAGCTAACTAACTTAAAAAAGTAAAAGTTATGTTGCACATCATATTTATGAGATCAATATCATTGAATGCATTTTAATTATTTTCAAAATTACTTGCATACTCTAGCATAAGTAAAGCTGTATGCTTATTTTTATTCTTGAGTGTAGTCAGATAGTTATCAGCATACCGAAAAGCAGATGCACAATCGTAAGCTGCAATAGCTATAGCTTGAAAGAAAACCTTGGTAGGAATTTCAAACTCTAAAAGTTTTTCACTTAAAATCAATAACTCGCTATCTGTGGCAGGCAAAGCACTTTCTTCTGACCACTCTGGCTCATTAAACATATCTTCAATTAATGCTAGTGACATATTGAACATTCCTTAAATTAAAAGATGTAAAGCTGGCAATAAAATTAACTTACTGTAAGCGTGATTGTAAGTTAGCTAGGAGTTCAGTAAACAACAAGTATCGAGTTTTGTATGTGAAACTTGTTTCCAGTTTTCAGGCATCTGTGTTGCTCACTTAAGCTAGATTTGTATAAGCAACATTGTAAAGATGCTATAGCGCCTTAATGAATTAGATGAGTGTAGTTTTGCTTATAAATAGGAATCAGCGTAACTGTATTTCTGCGGGATTTATGAAGGTAGGATATGAGACTATCAGCGGATTTACGTAAGCATTTATCAATCTTTTGCTCATCTCGGTTTTCAGTAATTCTCTGTAAGAAAATTTTAAATACTGATAAACTATTTCTTGAGATTGGCGTTTAGGCTAAAACAGTTGAATTTAGACTAAAAAATGCAAGTATTATTTAATACTCGCACCAGTTGGCTGAAGCGAAGAAAAGCATTACCAACTCTCAGCCGCCAGAATAAAACTTGACAAACTTAAAGGAATTCGTAAAGCAGCTTACAAATATTTGGTAAAAGCCCGTGATGCAACGTTTTAGCTGATAGATACTCTCTTTTAACCCGTAATACCAGTTCAATTTTTACGTCATACAGATATGGTTGCTAGGGACAAGCACTAAGTAGCCTGACAGAATGTCATTACGAATGGAGTGAAGCTTAATGTAGGCATTCGCATAGCGTCTCGTAGAGAAGCCTTCACGCAGGGTCGCAATCGTAAGGGTTAGGATTGCTTCTCTTTGTTCGCAATGACTGTAAATATTTTTGTTTATTTACTTATCTCCTACAGCATTTGCTCATACCTTGCGAGCGACAATACCATACATTAACGGCAGATTTGGCACATCTTCAGGCGGAAACCACCGTCTTCCAGGAGTTTCATGCATCCGCTCAAAAAGCTTACAACCATTAGAATAAGGGTACTCTTGCAAGACTTCCAAAGCCAGTCCAGCTTGCAATAATGCGGTGACTATCTGGCCAATACTCCACTGAAACTCGTGAGAACGGTGGGGATTGCAAAAATTTTCAATACCCGTTTCATAATCTGATAAAGACAATCCATCACTAGAAGCAGCCACATAATCGCTTATGCCGTCTTCCCAAGTCAGAGGTTTTCCATTACTAAAATAAGGAAATTTGTGGCTCCAATCCCTATCAAAAATCATCGCGACAGGATGGAATTCCACAATAACAAAGCGCCCACTAGGTTTAAGAATAGCTGCGATTCCCTTCGCCCAAATATTAATATCAGATATCCAACAAACTGCTCCGTAGGAGGAAAATACAATATTAAACTGTGCTTTTTTCTTAATTGTCTCTGCTAACCAATCAAATATATCTGCACGATAAAATGTAGCTGGTATCCCGGATTCTTCTGAAAGTTTTTGAGCAAAGTTTATCGCTTCATCACTAATATCCACGCCAGTCATCACAGCACCAAGTTGAGCCAAACTCAAAGTGTCTTGACCAGCATTACACTGAAGATGAACCACTGATAAACCAGCAATATCTCCTAAAAGTTCTTTCTCTTCAGGAAAAAGTGTATTTCCACCTTCTCGAAAAAACTTTGCCTGATTACCTTTATGGCTATTGTGCGCCTTAGTCGCTTCATTCCAAGATAAACGGTTCTCTTCGTGAAGTTCTTTTCTTAAGGGTGCATTCGTCATAATTAAGCATTAACTTAGTAGGAGGTTGAGTAGAAAAATTATGACACCCAACCTACTCTAATGTATTATTATTTCTTTGCAATTATCCAAACTGCGTGAATAATTCCAGGAATATAACCAAAAAGTGTCAAAAGGATATTAATCCAAAAGTCTAAACCGAAACCTACTTGTAAAAATACTCCCAGAGGCGGTAGGAAAATGGCACACAAAAGACGAACTATATCCATATAAACTTCTCCCTAATCTCAAAATGAACAGGTTTTTGGTGCTGTAACTCACCACTGTTCAAACATATTTGTACTTCTTCAAGATAACATTGCCATTAACGATTAACATCGCTGTTGAGATGCGGTAAACCGCACTCATTAACCACCGCTAATTTTGGCTTTGTAACCTAGTTTGGTTAGGATATCGAGAATTTTCTGCTTGTGTTCGCCTTGAATTTCTATTTCATTCTCTTTAACAGTCCCACCTGTCCCACACTGGGTTTTCAACTGCTTCACCAAATCTGCTAAGGTTTCTGGTTTTGCTTGAAAACCGCTAATCACTGTGACAGTTTTGCCTTTACGCCCGCTGCGGGTAGCTTGTACTCGGAGGTTTTGTTGTTGCGGAGGTAGTTCGGGAATTGGTCTTTCTA
This region of Nostoc sp. UHCC 0302 genomic DNA includes:
- a CDS encoding protein kinase: MLGQIVGGRYQILTQLGRGGFGATFLAQDIQRPGNPHCVVKLFQPISNDAYTLQQAKRFFDLEAATLEVLGKHDNIPQLLAHFEENREFFLVQEFIPGHDISEEIPPIGNLLSEAEVIQLLKDILEVLVFVHQNNVIHRDLKPANIRRRNLDNKIVLIDFGAVKQISTQMANSQGQTTYTVAIGTHGYMPSEQASQTPQLSSDIYAVGVIAIQALTGINPVAFGGQGLPRNHDTGEIDWHEQAQISPQLREIIDNMVRYDFRQRYPTAEAALQALTTLGHVPVTTITQKSLSSLPTKKLLIGGGILAAVATAIVLLSQFTTPTQKFLTYQDSNNGIKIKYPEGWERQDIPNPVTQELVTFLSPKQSDADKFRDKLTISTETLSSTLDESRDLFIQEIKNSLPEAKIVNTSETTMANKRANKLVFTGKDGENNLKTLQVWTLKNDKAYVITYTAAIDDYDKFVQTAEKMIQSFEFE
- a CDS encoding tetratricopeptide repeat protein produces the protein MKFNYALAPAIIGVTIALVQPQIAVALSSTEVAKLAKAITVQIDNKNGSGTGVILKKDGNTYTVLTAKHVVEAQAKYEIVTPDGQRYLLNYSTVKKLPDVDLAIVQFTSNQSYAVAKIGNSDESAEGTTAYVAGFPQTTAAISNTIYNFTDGRITANASKPLRDGYALVYSNVTLPGMSGGPVLNEKGELIGVHGRADEADIETSKINSTVAYVKSGFNLGIPINTFLRLSAKAGVDTGVSPPITKIATAPKADDFYIQAGDKYKKRDFRGAIADLNQAIKINPNYANAYYKRGVARQELGDNQGASADYTKALQINPKDDLAYTSRGFIRYKAGDQQGAIADYTKALQINPNLDPAYGGRAAARYYLGDFQGAIADFSEVLRIIPNYTYTYVVRGLARSESGDKQGAIDDYTKALQIDPNLADAYYHRGDTYSRIGDHQKAIADFNQFLRIKPNDTEAYIYRAIARSKLGDKQGAIADLQKAANLFLEQGNTDKYQETLELIKQLQE
- a CDS encoding 2-dehydropantoate 2-reductase; protein product: MTNDKMKICIVGAGAIGGYLGAKLALAGEAVTLIARGSHLQAIQKNGLRLILADGSSQVATPTLATSDIQEVEPQDVVILTVKAHSVAALAPSLSSLYNSHTMVVTAQNGVPWWYFRQHGGEYEGTRIQSVDPDGIIEAHIGAERAIGCVVYPATEIVEPGVIKHIEGDRFTLGEIDGSKSERIQLLAQSLKQAGFKAPIRNQIRTEIWIKLWGNVAFNPISALTGATLERICQYPLTRELARQMMLEAQAIAEKLGIKFGISLEQRINGAENVGAHKTSMLQDIEAGRSTEIDAIVGAVAELGKLTQIPTPHIDAIYASVKLLETTRIIRNS
- a CDS encoding acyl--CoA ligase; its protein translation is MNLFELLAGEDNHPALVTPDGASLTYKQLRENVIQLVSQLNSFGLKRGERIAIAMTNGSPMAISFLAAALSGTAAPLNPKYKQEEFAFYYEDTQAKALITLSELPEAAIAAATPNMKLINARVNTDGSLSFELVKTPSESIESLNTHSPSLNDVAMILHTSGTTSRPKRVPIRHRNLIASANNIIGAYSLSADDTTLCLMPLFHIHGLVGCLLATLASGGTLVCPNGFNALEFWKLVANFKPTWYSAAPTMHQTILARASRNTEIVKANPFRFIRSSSAPLPPIIIEQLEETLNAPVLESYSMTEASHLMTTNPLPPKMRKPGTVGYGFGVEVGIMDTEGSLLPQRSLGEVVVKAPNVIDGYENNPEANATAFVDGWFRTGDQGVLDEDGYLRLTGRIKELINRGGEKISPLEVDDVLLRHPAVAEALAFAVPHKSLGEDIHAAVVLKAEVGEKELLDHCSTMLADFKIPKQIHILEQLPRGATGKLQRLAMAKLLNVGSRE
- a CDS encoding acetyl ornithine aminotransferase family protein, whose translation is MLISVNLNLPRSPRLVTSLPGPRAKAIVERDRAVTSPSYTRDYPLVVARGEGCMVEDVDGNVFLDMTAGIAVTATGHAHPEVVRAIQEQSARLLHMSGTDFYYEPMVELAEQLAVRAPFPSPQHGESTFPARVFFTNSGAESNEGAIKLARYYTKRSLIVAFLGAFHGRTYGAMSLTGSKAVQRANFGPLVPGVTHIPYGTHASLDYLEKQLFTTTLPPQEVAAIFVEPIQGEGGYIVPEDGFLQRIREICDRYGILMVVDEVQAGMGRTGRLFAIQHWGVMPDIITTAKGIASGMPLGAILSRPELMTWPPGSHATTFGGNPVGCAAGIATLRLLEGGLMANATQMGELLQAGLTQLHERFPRISPPRGKGLMVAVDLWDEEGNFDSKLRDRIIQEAFFKGLLLLGCGKAAIRFCPPLVIDNNQIQIALEIISEVLSS
- a CDS encoding class I SAM-dependent methyltransferase: MTNAPLRKELHEENRLSWNEATKAHNSHKGNQAKFFREGGNTLFPEEKELLGDIAGLSVVHLQCNAGQDTLSLAQLGAVMTGVDISDEAINFAQKLSEESGIPATFYRADIFDWLAETIKKKAQFNIVFSSYGAVCWISDINIWAKGIAAILKPSGRFVIVEFHPVAMIFDRDWSHKFPYFSNGKPLTWEDGISDYVAASSDGLSLSDYETGIENFCNPHRSHEFQWSIGQIVTALLQAGLALEVLQEYPYSNGCKLFERMHETPGRRWFPPEDVPNLPLMYGIVARKV
- a CDS encoding YqaE/Pmp3 family membrane protein translates to MDIVRLLCAIFLPPLGVFLQVGFGLDFWINILLTLFGYIPGIIHAVWIIAKK